The Lysobacter gummosus genome includes a region encoding these proteins:
- the gcvT gene encoding glycine cleavage system aminomethyltransferase GcvT encodes MSQKTILNDAHRALGAKMVDFGGWDMPISYGSQIEEHHQVRRDAGMFDVSHMTVVDLRGARVRDFLRNLVANSVDKLQKSGKALYTCMLNPDGGVIDDLIVYFLDEQYFRLVVNAATREKDLAWIGEQARAFEVSVTERPELAMIAVQGPNAREKVVGLLREEDRARIGKLGKFVAGEAQTVDGIALFIARTGYTGEDGFEVVVPEDRAVALWDALLAIGVKPAGLGARDTLRLEAGMNLYGQDMDDTVSPYEAALAWTVALDEGRDFIGRGPLEKQKAAGAPRQMIALVMDEKGVLRHGQKVLTAHGDGEILSGTFSPTLGKSIAFARVPAGEIALGASGNVRVDIRGKEVPVRVVKFPFVRDGQAQDGVLA; translated from the coding sequence ATGAGCCAGAAGACCATCCTCAACGACGCCCACCGCGCACTCGGCGCCAAGATGGTGGATTTCGGCGGCTGGGACATGCCGATCAGCTACGGCTCGCAGATCGAAGAACACCATCAGGTGCGCCGCGATGCCGGCATGTTCGACGTCAGCCACATGACCGTGGTCGATCTGCGCGGCGCGCGCGTGCGCGATTTTCTGCGCAACCTGGTCGCCAACTCGGTGGACAAACTGCAGAAGTCGGGCAAGGCGCTGTACACCTGCATGCTCAATCCCGACGGCGGCGTGATCGACGACCTGATCGTCTATTTCCTCGATGAGCAGTATTTCCGCCTGGTGGTCAACGCCGCCACGCGCGAGAAGGACCTGGCCTGGATCGGCGAGCAGGCCCGCGCCTTCGAGGTGTCGGTGACCGAGCGTCCGGAGCTGGCGATGATCGCCGTGCAAGGCCCGAACGCGCGCGAGAAAGTCGTCGGCCTGCTGCGCGAGGAAGATCGCGCGCGCATCGGCAAGCTCGGCAAGTTCGTCGCCGGCGAAGCCCAGACCGTCGACGGCATCGCGCTGTTCATCGCCCGCACCGGCTACACCGGCGAAGACGGTTTCGAAGTGGTTGTGCCCGAAGACCGCGCGGTCGCGCTGTGGGACGCGCTGCTCGCCATCGGCGTCAAGCCGGCCGGCCTGGGCGCGCGCGACACCCTGCGGCTGGAAGCGGGCATGAATCTGTACGGCCAGGACATGGACGACACCGTGTCGCCGTACGAGGCCGCGTTGGCCTGGACCGTCGCCCTCGACGAAGGCCGCGACTTCATCGGCCGCGGCCCGCTGGAGAAGCAGAAGGCCGCCGGCGCGCCGCGCCAGATGATCGCGCTGGTGATGGACGAAAAGGGCGTGCTGCGCCACGGCCAGAAAGTGCTGACCGCGCACGGCGACGGCGAAATCCTCTCGGGCACCTTCTCGCCGACGCTCGGCAAGTCGATCGCATTCGCGCGCGTGCCGGCCGGCGAGATCGCGCTTGGCGCGAGCGGCAACGTGCGCGTGGACATCCGCGGCAAGGAAGTGCCGGTGCGGGTGGTCAAGTTCCCGTTCGTGCGCGACGGACAGGCGCAAGACGGCGTGCTCGCCTGA